Proteins from a single region of Gaiellales bacterium:
- the cax gene encoding calcium/proton exchanger produces the protein MSRAELQRFGAVLAVSVLAIALHLAGTRGQIVFVVASVALAALAWALAEGTDQAGESAGPRASALLNATFGNLPEVVIVVLAIRAGLDDIARASIIGSVIGNILLVLGLSLVVGGWRNGAQTFSEKVAATNASMLILGVAGLGLPTLFAALEHDPQASETLSLWTGGALVVVYIAYLYYSFQQPPLRDSGDPGGLRWSPLQAVGLLAVAAIGTGVVSEVLVDSIKPAVEALGIPRPFVGLVVIPFVGNVAEHFSAVRLAYRNRLDFSMGIAYGSGIQIVLVASAVAVLAGALVGNDLTLVFDPLQLAALAAAALGSTMIARGGETNWLEGLQLLTIYLVVAVAVWLR, from the coding sequence GTGAGCCGGGCCGAGCTGCAGCGCTTCGGCGCGGTGCTCGCCGTGTCCGTCCTGGCAATCGCCCTCCACCTGGCGGGGACGCGCGGCCAGATCGTGTTCGTCGTCGCCTCCGTCGCCCTGGCCGCCCTGGCATGGGCGCTGGCGGAGGGGACCGACCAGGCCGGCGAGAGCGCCGGGCCGCGCGCGTCGGCGCTCCTGAACGCGACGTTCGGGAACCTGCCCGAGGTCGTGATCGTCGTCCTCGCCATCCGGGCCGGCCTCGACGACATCGCCCGGGCCTCGATCATCGGCTCGGTGATCGGCAACATCCTGCTGGTGCTGGGCCTCTCGCTCGTCGTCGGCGGCTGGCGCAACGGCGCCCAGACGTTCAGCGAGAAGGTGGCGGCGACGAACGCGTCGATGCTGATCCTGGGCGTCGCCGGGCTGGGCCTGCCCACCCTCTTCGCCGCGCTCGAGCACGACCCGCAGGCCTCCGAGACCCTGTCCCTGTGGACCGGCGGGGCGCTCGTCGTCGTCTACATCGCCTACCTCTACTACAGCTTCCAGCAGCCGCCCCTGCGCGACTCCGGCGACCCCGGCGGGCTGCGCTGGTCGCCCCTGCAGGCGGTCGGCCTGCTGGCCGTGGCGGCGATCGGCACGGGGGTCGTCTCCGAGGTGCTGGTCGACTCGATCAAGCCGGCGGTCGAGGCGCTCGGCATCCCCCGACCGTTCGTGGGGCTCGTCGTGATCCCCTTCGTCGGCAACGTCGCCGAGCACTTCTCGGCCGTCCGCCTGGCCTACCGCAACCGGCTCGACTTCTCGATGGGGATCGCCTACGGCAGCGGCATCCAGATCGTCCTCGTCGCGTCGGCCGTCGCCGTGCTGGCCGGCGCGCTCGTCGGCAACGACCTGACGCTCGTCTTCGACCCGCTCCAGCTGGCGGCGCTCGCCGCCGCCGCGCTCGGGTCGACGATGATCGCGCGCGGCGGCGAGACGAACTGGCTGGAGGGGCTCCAGCTGCTCACGATCTACCTGGTCGTGGCGGTTGCCGTCTGGCTGCGCTGA
- the cax gene encoding calcium/proton exchanger yields the protein MTGASATRRPNRFETASMAAAAACAAVAAGLDLGAAPNTVVFLASGLALLTLAWIVGMATEQLGESSGPKIGGVLNATFGNAAELIITIFAIRAGQLEVATAAITGSILGNTLLVLGASFVVGGVRHGTQTFDRRVAGMNSSMLALAVIGLGVPTAFAAARGTGPEVQTISDVTAAVLIVLYVLSLVYLFRSGSGAHPPSGGLHWTARSAIALLLVATTAVAVISDVFVGTLEGVIADVGISAAFLGLVIVPIVGNIAENIVAIKIAYQDRMDFSMLVSLGSSLQVALGVAPLLVFASLFTAHEFDLVFPTIQVIALAAAVTITALIASDGESNWLEGAQLMAVYVIVATAFWYL from the coding sequence GTGACCGGCGCCTCGGCGACGCGACGCCCCAACCGGTTCGAGACGGCGTCCATGGCGGCGGCGGCCGCGTGTGCCGCGGTCGCGGCCGGGCTCGACCTCGGCGCGGCGCCGAACACCGTCGTGTTCCTGGCGTCCGGCCTGGCGCTCTTGACGCTCGCCTGGATCGTCGGGATGGCCACGGAGCAGCTGGGCGAGAGCAGCGGCCCGAAGATCGGCGGCGTCCTGAACGCGACGTTCGGCAACGCCGCGGAGCTGATCATCACCATCTTCGCCATCCGGGCCGGCCAGCTCGAGGTCGCGACGGCGGCCATCACCGGCTCGATCCTCGGGAACACCCTGCTCGTCCTCGGTGCGTCATTCGTCGTCGGCGGCGTCCGCCACGGCACCCAGACCTTCGACCGGCGGGTGGCCGGGATGAACTCGTCCATGCTGGCCCTGGCGGTGATCGGGTTGGGCGTGCCGACGGCCTTCGCGGCGGCGCGCGGGACCGGCCCCGAGGTGCAGACCATCTCCGACGTGACCGCGGCGGTGCTGATCGTCCTCTACGTGCTCAGCCTGGTCTACCTGTTTCGCAGCGGCTCGGGCGCCCACCCGCCGTCGGGCGGCCTGCACTGGACGGCGCGCAGCGCGATCGCCCTCCTGCTCGTAGCCACGACGGCCGTCGCGGTGATCTCGGACGTCTTCGTGGGCACGCTCGAGGGGGTGATCGCCGACGTCGGCATCTCGGCCGCCTTCCTCGGGCTCGTGATCGTGCCGATCGTCGGCAACATCGCCGAGAACATCGTCGCCATCAAGATCGCCTACCAGGACCGGATGGACTTCTCGATGCTCGTCTCCCTGGGCTCGTCGCTGCAGGTGGCGCTCGGGGTCGCGCCCCTGCTCGTCTTCGCCTCGCTCTTCACGGCCCACGAGTTCGACCTCGTCTTCCCGACCATCCAGGTCATCGCCCTCGCCGCCGCCGTCACCATCACGGCGCTCATCGCCTCCGACGGCGAGTCCAACTGGCTCGAGGGCGCCCAGCTCATGGCGGTCTACGTGATCGTCGCGACCGCGTTCTGGTATCTGTGA
- a CDS encoding acetyl-CoA carboxylase carboxyltransferase subunit alpha codes for MSTTERERFGFFRRRGERDAWHAVQLARHQDRPYTLDYLDRICDDFIELHGDRAEGDDPAIVAGIGSFRGQSVAFVGHQKGRDLKQRTYRNFGMPSPEGYRKAMRVFGLAGRLGFPIVTLIDTPGAAPGVGAEQRGQSGAIARAQLTLMRVPVPVIACVIGEGSSGGALAIGVADRVLMQQNSVYTVISPEGCAAILWKDAGEAKRAAAALRPTAEACLALGVVDLIVPEPSGGAHRDPARAAELLADAIQLELEVVAAVPPTQRRAGRRAKFRSMGAYEE; via the coding sequence ATGTCGACGACTGAGCGCGAGCGGTTCGGGTTCTTCCGCCGCCGCGGCGAGCGCGACGCCTGGCATGCGGTGCAGCTCGCCCGCCACCAGGACCGGCCGTACACGCTGGACTACCTGGACCGGATCTGCGACGACTTCATCGAGCTCCACGGCGACCGCGCCGAGGGCGACGATCCCGCCATCGTGGCCGGGATCGGTTCGTTCCGCGGCCAGTCCGTGGCGTTCGTCGGCCACCAGAAGGGCCGCGACCTCAAGCAGCGCACGTACCGCAACTTCGGCATGCCGAGCCCCGAGGGGTACCGCAAGGCGATGCGGGTCTTCGGCCTGGCGGGCCGGCTCGGGTTCCCGATCGTCACGCTGATCGACACGCCGGGCGCGGCGCCGGGCGTCGGCGCCGAGCAGCGCGGCCAGTCCGGAGCGATCGCCCGCGCGCAGCTGACGCTCATGCGCGTCCCGGTGCCGGTGATCGCCTGCGTGATCGGCGAGGGCTCGTCGGGCGGCGCGCTTGCGATCGGCGTCGCCGACCGGGTGCTCATGCAGCAGAACTCGGTCTACACGGTCATCTCCCCGGAGGGCTGCGCCGCCATCCTGTGGAAGGACGCCGGCGAGGCCAAGCGGGCCGCGGCGGCGCTGCGGCCGACGGCCGAGGCCTGCCTCGCCCTGGGCGTCGTCGACCTGATCGTGCCCGAGCCGTCGGGCGGCGCCCACCGCGACCCCGCCCGGGCGGCGGAGCTGCTCGCCGACGCGATCCAGCTGGAGCTCGAGGTGGTTGCGGCCGTGCCGCCGACGCAGCGCCGCGCCGGGCGGCGGGCCAAGTTCCGCAGCATGGGCGCGTACGAGGAGTAG
- the accD gene encoding acetyl-CoA carboxylase, carboxyltransferase subunit beta produces the protein MAQNINVDISRSDEPNGKGEPAHRTRNTCPTCASHYREDEMVRNLRVCTNCGHHFPVTARERIVQLVDEGSFAEIAAGLHSSDPLAFTDSKPYPERIEAATRTTGLRDAAVVGAAAIGGTPVALAVMDFSFLGGSMGSVVGEKFARAADLALDRRLPLVSVAASGGARMQEGVLALMQMAKTVASVDELQEVGRPFISVLVHPTTGGVAASFAALGDVVIAEPGALLSFSGPRVVKQTTRESLPDDFGMSESNYRHGHVDLIVPRPELRDMVARVAAILAGGTPYRPPSLVGEIHPVGAIGRALAGVRRRVTGVKPFRNGGPDVDD, from the coding sequence GTGGCCCAGAACATCAACGTCGACATCAGCCGCTCCGACGAGCCGAACGGCAAGGGCGAGCCGGCGCATCGCACCCGCAACACGTGCCCGACGTGCGCGTCGCACTACCGCGAGGACGAGATGGTGCGCAACCTGCGCGTGTGCACGAACTGCGGCCACCACTTCCCGGTGACGGCGCGGGAGCGGATCGTCCAGCTCGTCGACGAGGGCTCGTTCGCCGAGATCGCCGCCGGCCTGCACTCGTCCGATCCGCTGGCCTTCACCGACAGCAAGCCCTATCCCGAGCGGATCGAAGCGGCCACGCGCACGACCGGCCTGCGCGATGCGGCCGTCGTGGGCGCCGCCGCCATCGGCGGGACGCCCGTGGCCCTCGCCGTGATGGACTTCTCCTTCCTGGGCGGGTCGATGGGCTCGGTGGTGGGCGAGAAGTTCGCCCGGGCCGCCGACCTCGCCCTCGACCGGCGGCTGCCGCTGGTGTCGGTGGCGGCGTCGGGCGGTGCCCGCATGCAGGAGGGCGTGCTCGCCCTGATGCAGATGGCGAAGACGGTCGCGTCGGTCGATGAGCTCCAGGAGGTGGGCCGGCCCTTCATCTCGGTCCTCGTGCACCCGACCACCGGCGGCGTCGCCGCCAGCTTCGCCGCGCTCGGCGACGTCGTCATCGCCGAGCCGGGGGCGCTGCTCTCGTTCTCGGGGCCGCGCGTCGTCAAGCAGACGACCCGGGAGAGCCTGCCCGACGACTTCGGCATGTCCGAGTCGAACTACCGCCACGGCCACGTCGACCTGATCGTGCCGCGGCCGGAGCTGCGCGACATGGTCGCCCGGGTCGCCGCCATCCTGGCCGGCGGCACGCCGTACCGGCCGCCCTCGCTCGTTGGCGAGATCCACCCCGTCGGCGCGATCGGGCGCGCGCTCGCCGGCGTGCGCCGCCGGGTGACGGGCGTGAAGCCGTTCCGGAACGGGGGGCCGGATGTCGACGACTGA
- the fabF gene encoding beta-ketoacyl-ACP synthase II — protein sequence MSTNGRRRVVITGMGAVTPNGLTMADTWASIRAGKSGVGRVEGFDMPEGTVNIGGQVKNFDPAEYMDKRTVRKTDRFAHLSVAAASQAVADADLDIAADAARIGCSIGTGIGGLKTQEVAHAKLFDAGPDRLNPFWVTALIANMGAAEVSMALGTRGPLTTECTACAASGMSLGNATMYIRAGMADAMLAGGVEAPIVPLALGGFGTMRALSRRLDDPEGASRPFDSGRDGFILSEGSAVLVLEELERARSRGARIYAEVLGYGMSSDAHHVTEPDPVGMNPARAMTMAMEDAGVAPADIGYVNAHGTSTPAGDSAETRALKLALGDEVAARVPVSSTKSETGHLLGATGAVEVAVTALAMRDGFLPPTINLTDPDPECDLDYIPNVGREADVKVAVSNSFGFGGHNAVLVLRRWDDGD from the coding sequence ATGAGCACCAACGGCAGGCGACGGGTCGTGATCACCGGCATGGGCGCGGTCACGCCGAACGGCCTCACGATGGCCGACACCTGGGCGAGCATCCGGGCCGGCAAGTCCGGCGTCGGTCGCGTCGAGGGCTTCGACATGCCCGAGGGAACGGTGAACATCGGCGGCCAGGTGAAGAACTTCGATCCCGCCGAGTACATGGACAAGCGGACGGTGCGCAAGACCGACCGCTTCGCCCATCTGTCCGTCGCAGCGGCGAGCCAGGCAGTCGCCGACGCCGATCTCGACATCGCCGCCGACGCCGCCCGGATCGGCTGCTCGATCGGTACCGGCATCGGCGGGCTGAAGACGCAGGAGGTGGCCCACGCGAAGCTCTTCGACGCGGGCCCCGACCGGCTGAACCCGTTCTGGGTGACCGCGCTGATCGCGAACATGGGCGCCGCCGAGGTGTCGATGGCGCTCGGCACGCGCGGCCCGCTCACCACCGAGTGCACCGCCTGCGCCGCCTCCGGCATGTCGCTCGGGAACGCCACCATGTACATCCGCGCCGGCATGGCCGATGCGATGCTGGCCGGCGGCGTCGAGGCGCCGATCGTGCCGCTCGCGCTGGGCGGGTTCGGCACCATGCGGGCGCTCTCGCGGCGGCTCGACGATCCCGAGGGCGCGAGCCGCCCCTTCGACTCCGGCCGCGACGGCTTCATCCTCTCCGAGGGCTCCGCCGTGCTGGTGCTCGAGGAGCTCGAGCGGGCGCGGAGCCGCGGCGCCCGCATCTACGCCGAGGTGCTCGGATACGGCATGTCCAGCGACGCGCACCACGTCACCGAGCCCGACCCGGTGGGGATGAACCCGGCCCGGGCGATGACGATGGCGATGGAGGACGCAGGCGTCGCGCCGGCCGACATCGGCTATGTGAACGCGCACGGCACGTCCACTCCCGCGGGGGACTCGGCCGAGACGCGGGCGCTCAAGCTGGCCCTCGGCGACGAGGTGGCCGCCCGGGTGCCGGTCTCCTCGACGAAGAGCGAGACCGGCCACCTGCTCGGCGCCACCGGCGCGGTCGAGGTGGCGGTGACGGCGCTCGCGATGCGCGACGGCTTCCTGCCGCCGACGATCAACCTCACCGATCCGGATCCCGAGTGCGATCTCGACTACATCCCCAACGTGGGCCGGGAGGCCGACGTGAAGGTGGCAGTGTCGAACTCGTTCGGCTTCGGCGGGCACAATGCTGTGCTGGTGCTGCGCCGCTGGGACGACGGAGACTGA
- the fabG gene encoding 3-oxoacyl-[acyl-carrier-protein] reductase, with the protein MPDRELRGRVALVTGGSRGIGAAVCAELGAAGAEVVVNYATSADAAEAVCAGIGAAGGTATAVAGDISTPEGAAALVSQVESEVGPIAILVCNAGITRDNLIMKLSDDDWRAVVDTNLGGAFFTCRAVARPMLKRRAGAIVTMSSVVGVHGNAGQTNYAASKAGLIGLTKALAKELGGRGIRVNAIAPGYISTELTDALPEAARDAILGQTPLGRLGDPADVARAVRFLVSDAAAFVTGDVLAVDGGLGI; encoded by the coding sequence TTGCCGGACCGTGAGCTTCGGGGGCGGGTCGCCCTGGTGACGGGCGGCTCGCGCGGCATCGGCGCGGCCGTGTGCGCCGAGCTGGGCGCGGCCGGGGCCGAGGTGGTCGTGAACTACGCGACCTCGGCGGACGCCGCCGAGGCGGTCTGCGCGGGCATCGGCGCCGCCGGCGGGACCGCGACGGCGGTCGCCGGCGACATCTCGACGCCCGAGGGCGCGGCGGCGCTCGTGAGCCAGGTCGAGTCCGAGGTCGGGCCGATCGCCATCCTCGTCTGCAATGCCGGGATCACGCGCGACAACCTGATCATGAAGCTCTCGGACGACGACTGGCGCGCGGTCGTCGACACGAACCTTGGCGGCGCCTTCTTCACCTGCCGGGCGGTCGCCCGGCCGATGCTGAAGCGGCGGGCCGGCGCGATCGTGACGATGAGCTCGGTGGTCGGCGTGCACGGGAATGCCGGGCAGACGAACTACGCCGCGTCGAAGGCCGGGCTGATCGGCCTCACCAAGGCGCTTGCGAAGGAGCTGGGCGGGCGCGGAATCCGTGTCAACGCGATCGCGCCTGGGTACATCTCGACGGAGCTGACCGACGCGCTGCCCGAGGCCGCCCGCGACGCGATCCTGGGGCAGACGCCGCTCGGCCGGCTCGGTGACCCGGCGGATGTCGCCCGCGCGGTCCGGTTCCTCGTCTCGGACGCGGCGGCCTTCGTGACGGGTGACGTGTTGGCAGTGGACGGGGGGTTGGGGATATGA
- the fabD gene encoding ACP S-malonyltransferase, with the protein MSKVAFCFPGQGSQRVGMGRDFVAQFPEAAAVFDEASEELDFDLRKVCFEGPIEELSQTEVTQPALVASSLAAFRAIQERLGVKPDVVVGHSVGEYAAIAAADSVGVGVVTRLVRERGLAMAASKARGAMAAILGLEDAEVERLCRETGDVWPANYNCPGQLVISGREHGVAGVGEKARDLGAKVVRLRVSGAFHSPLVEDAAHRLEPALRSANFGELRTRFMSTVSSKLETVDRVPGLLVEQMTAPVRFTQSVQGLVSDGVRTFVEVGPGGVLSGLVKRIDRSVTAVSVGSPEDMKAAEASLAGP; encoded by the coding sequence ATGAGCAAGGTGGCGTTTTGTTTCCCGGGGCAGGGGAGCCAGCGCGTGGGTATGGGGCGGGACTTCGTGGCCCAGTTCCCCGAGGCCGCGGCGGTGTTCGACGAGGCGTCCGAGGAGCTCGACTTCGACCTGCGCAAGGTGTGCTTCGAGGGGCCGATCGAGGAGCTCTCCCAGACCGAGGTGACCCAGCCCGCGCTGGTCGCGAGCTCGCTCGCCGCGTTCCGGGCGATCCAGGAGCGGCTCGGCGTCAAGCCGGACGTCGTGGTCGGGCACAGCGTCGGCGAGTACGCGGCCATCGCCGCTGCCGACAGCGTCGGGGTCGGCGTCGTCACGCGGCTCGTGCGCGAGCGCGGCCTGGCGATGGCCGCCTCGAAGGCGCGCGGCGCCATGGCGGCGATCCTCGGCCTCGAGGACGCCGAGGTCGAGCGGCTCTGCCGCGAAACGGGCGACGTGTGGCCTGCCAACTACAACTGCCCTGGCCAGCTCGTCATCTCCGGACGCGAGCACGGCGTCGCCGGCGTGGGCGAGAAGGCCCGCGACCTGGGCGCGAAGGTCGTGCGCCTGCGCGTCTCCGGCGCGTTCCACAGCCCCCTGGTCGAGGACGCCGCCCACCGGCTCGAGCCGGCGCTTCGGTCGGCGAACTTCGGCGAGTTGCGCACCCGGTTCATGTCGACGGTGTCCAGCAAGCTCGAGACGGTCGACCGCGTGCCCGGCCTCCTGGTCGAGCAGATGACGGCGCCGGTGCGCTTCACCCAGTCCGTGCAGGGACTCGTGTCCGACGGCGTGCGCACGTTCGTCGAGGTCGGGCCGGGCGGGGTGCTCTCGGGGCTCGTGAAGCGGATCGACCGCTCGGTGACCGCCGTCTCGGTGGGATCCCCGGAGGACATGAAGGCGGCGGAGGCGAGCCTTGCCGGACCGTGA
- a CDS encoding beta-ketoacyl-ACP synthase III yields MITACRRGVEMLGIGSFAPERVVTNDELATRIETSDEWIASRTGIRERRIASDTESAADLGTAAARRALEVAGMEASDVGLIVVATASPDYYFPATATLIGERLGAAGVPGYDLSAACTGFVFALAQAYGQVASGLTDTALVVGAEVFSRLLDWDDRSTCVLFGDGAGAVVLRANGSNSGLLGFELGSNGEGGDLLKVAAAGHSRAPAAGPYVTMDGPQVYKFATTVSVESAERVLDAIGMTVDDVDVFVPHQANLRIIEHAARRLGIPAEKVVANVDRYGNTSAASIPICLDEAYRSGRIRPGDVVLMVGFGGGLSWGSCVMEWTIPLKERG; encoded by the coding sequence GTGATCACCGCCTGCCGCCGCGGCGTCGAGATGCTCGGCATCGGCTCGTTCGCGCCCGAGCGGGTGGTGACGAACGACGAGCTCGCGACCCGCATCGAGACGAGCGACGAGTGGATCGCGAGCCGCACCGGCATCCGCGAGCGCCGCATCGCCTCCGACACGGAGTCGGCGGCCGACCTCGGCACCGCCGCGGCGCGGCGGGCGCTCGAGGTGGCCGGCATGGAGGCCTCCGACGTCGGCCTGATCGTCGTGGCGACGGCCAGCCCCGACTACTACTTCCCGGCCACCGCGACGCTGATCGGCGAGCGCCTGGGCGCGGCCGGGGTGCCCGGCTACGACCTCTCGGCCGCCTGCACCGGCTTCGTGTTCGCGCTCGCCCAGGCCTACGGCCAGGTCGCCTCCGGGCTGACCGACACGGCGCTTGTCGTCGGTGCGGAGGTGTTCTCGCGGCTGCTCGACTGGGACGACCGCTCGACCTGCGTGCTCTTCGGCGACGGCGCCGGCGCGGTGGTCTTACGCGCGAACGGCTCGAACAGCGGCCTGCTCGGCTTCGAGCTGGGGTCGAACGGCGAGGGCGGCGACCTGCTGAAGGTGGCCGCCGCCGGGCACTCGCGGGCGCCCGCCGCCGGCCCGTACGTGACCATGGACGGCCCCCAGGTCTACAAGTTCGCGACGACCGTCAGCGTGGAGTCGGCCGAACGCGTGCTCGACGCGATCGGCATGACCGTGGACGACGTCGATGTGTTCGTGCCCCACCAGGCCAACCTGCGGATCATCGAGCACGCCGCCCGGCGGTTGGGCATACCGGCCGAGAAGGTCGTGGCGAACGTCGACCGCTACGGCAACACGTCGGCGGCATCCATCCCGATCTGCCTCGACGAGGCGTACCGTTCCGGGCGCATCCGGCCCGGCGACGTCGTGCTGATGGTCGGGTTCGGCGGCGGCCTCTCGTGGGGCTCGTGCGTGATGGAATGGACAATCCCTCTCAAGGAGCGAGGATGA
- the fabZ gene encoding 3-hydroxyacyl-ACP dehydratase FabZ: MTAPIDRDGIRAIIPHREPFLLVDEVTELDPGVRAAGRYLVKPDDWYLAGHFPGNPIMPGVLQVEALAQLGAVCGLAHPGFAGKLALFAGIDDVRFKRIVRPGDVLDLECRITRLRGPIGKADASAHVGGELACRAALTFALTAMEVDA, translated from the coding sequence GTGACGGCCCCGATCGATCGCGACGGCATCCGCGCGATCATTCCCCACCGCGAGCCGTTCCTGCTCGTGGACGAGGTGACCGAGCTCGATCCGGGGGTGCGCGCCGCCGGGCGCTACCTGGTGAAGCCCGACGACTGGTATCTGGCCGGCCACTTCCCCGGCAACCCGATCATGCCGGGCGTGCTCCAGGTCGAGGCGCTGGCCCAGCTCGGCGCCGTCTGCGGCCTCGCCCATCCCGGCTTCGCCGGCAAGCTGGCGCTCTTCGCGGGGATCGACGACGTGCGCTTCAAGCGCATCGTGCGGCCCGGCGACGTGCTCGACCTCGAGTGCCGGATCACCCGCCTCCGCGGTCCGATCGGCAAGGCCGACGCGAGCGCGCACGTCGGCGGCGAGCTGGCCTGCCGGGCGGCGCTCACCTTCGCGCTCACGGCGATGGAGGTGGACGCGTGA
- a CDS encoding sigma-70 family RNA polymerase sigma factor: MFPQPKRAEARLTFRDRVRDRPAYESLSDLVLAIRAKDGDERALEALVERHAPGVRRLTAYLLADTQDAEDAAQEALAKLCTRIGQFRGEARFQTWLHSLVANTCRDLAVRQRRRRHQPLDAVPESPAAEVPEDVAVQREQRAELRACMASLSEVQRRVLVMKDVLSLSYEQIAEAMDMPVGTVKCHAHRGRLRMRDAMAPGLAAAGL; this comes from the coding sequence ATGTTCCCGCAACCCAAACGCGCCGAGGCGCGTCTGACGTTCCGTGATCGGGTACGTGACCGGCCGGCGTATGAATCCCTCTCCGACCTGGTGCTCGCGATACGCGCCAAGGACGGCGACGAGCGCGCGCTCGAGGCGCTCGTCGAGCGGCATGCGCCGGGCGTTCGCCGGCTGACCGCCTACCTGCTCGCGGACACCCAGGATGCGGAGGACGCCGCCCAGGAGGCGCTGGCCAAGCTGTGCACGCGGATCGGACAGTTCAGGGGGGAGGCCCGGTTCCAGACCTGGCTGCACAGCCTGGTGGCGAACACCTGCCGCGACCTGGCCGTGCGCCAGCGCCGCCGCCGCCACCAGCCCCTCGACGCCGTGCCGGAGTCGCCGGCGGCCGAGGTGCCGGAGGACGTGGCGGTGCAGCGCGAGCAGCGCGCCGAGCTGCGGGCCTGCATGGCGAGCCTCTCGGAAGTCCAGCGCCGCGTGCTCGTGATGAAGGACGTGCTCTCGCTCTCCTACGAGCAGATCGCCGAGGCGATGGACATGCCCGTCGGCACGGTGAAGTGCCACGCCCACCGCGGCCGCCTGCGCATGCGCGACGCCATGGCGCCCGGGCTCGCGGCGGCCGGTCTGTGA
- a CDS encoding biotin--[acetyl-CoA-carboxylase] ligase, whose amino-acid sequence MEDSLRPEAVSPLFRGRFGHPYIYRPSCPSTQELVRGLAEGAVASCEQQTAGRGRLGRQWISPWGAGVLFSLALEPRTPAERLPPFGLVVAEAVCEACWPEAQVRWPNDVVVGGQKLAGVLAELREGRLVVGVGVNANHAAAELPPGARVRATSLRILRGAPVDRAQLLADLVASIEARYTRFEQEGFTGLERDELRGRRVELAGGASGESTGVDEHGRLVVAGRAHTSAEVTAVLVGEDGGDYTSLDTEAECQDGS is encoded by the coding sequence GTGGAGGACTCGCTCCGGCCCGAAGCCGTCTCGCCGCTGTTTCGGGGCCGGTTTGGCCATCCCTACATCTATCGCCCCAGCTGCCCCAGCACCCAGGAGCTCGTGCGCGGGCTCGCAGAGGGGGCCGTGGCGTCGTGCGAGCAGCAGACCGCGGGCCGCGGCCGGCTGGGGCGGCAGTGGATCAGCCCGTGGGGCGCGGGCGTGCTCTTCTCGCTCGCGCTCGAGCCGCGGACGCCGGCGGAGCGGCTGCCGCCGTTCGGCCTGGTGGTCGCCGAGGCCGTGTGCGAGGCCTGCTGGCCGGAGGCGCAGGTGCGCTGGCCGAACGACGTCGTCGTGGGCGGGCAGAAGCTGGCCGGGGTGCTCGCCGAGCTGCGCGAGGGCCGGCTGGTGGTCGGCGTCGGCGTGAACGCGAACCACGCCGCCGCCGAGCTCCCACCCGGCGCCCGGGTGCGGGCGACGTCGCTGCGGATCCTGCGCGGCGCGCCGGTCGACCGGGCCCAGCTCCTGGCCGACCTCGTGGCCTCGATCGAGGCCCGCTACACGCGCTTCGAGCAGGAGGGGTTCACCGGCCTCGAGCGGGACGAGCTGCGCGGCCGCCGGGTCGAGCTGGCCGGTGGCGCAAGCGGCGAGAGCACGGGCGTCGACGAGCACGGCCGGCTCGTGGTCGCCGGCCGCGCGCACACGTCGGCCGAGGTGACCGCCGTTCTCGTGGGCGAAGACGGCGGTGACTACACTTCCCTTGACACGGAGGCCGAGTGCCAAGACGGATCCTGA